TGTAAAATCTTCGCCTTTTCTATACCTTGAAAGGTAACGTTCTTCAAGTTCTTCAAATGTAATATTAAACTTTGACTCTTGAACTCTAGTTGTTAAATTAATTCTAATATGATAATACATAATATCCCTCGACTTTCCTTAATAGTAATAATTTACATCACTTAATATTTTAAACGATTTATATATTTTAAGTAAGAAATAACCCTAAATTTCATACATATTTTTACTTTACAATCGAAAATACTTAAAAATGAATTAGCTATAAACTAGATTGTGTTAAGTTAGCCTATCTCGTTTTTTCTTAGAGATATCAAGCTTTACAGCATTCCATCAAAATGAATTTGACACTTTCAGTTTAAAGCTAATTCAATAAATGATAAAAAAATAAAGGAATCAGATTTTGAATTTCCTTTGATAATCATTTAATGTATCTTGTTGGATTCCTATATACCTTAAAGTCTCTTTCTGGTCTGTATGATTTAACATTTGCTGTAAAGCAACTACATCTTTAAACTGTTTATAATGATGATACCCATATGTCTTTCTAAGTGAATGAGTACCAATACGTTCTAATCCAAACTCCTGCGCTGCTTGATTCAATATGACGTATGCCATCGATCTCGTAATTGGCTTGTTCTTACCATTCCTACTTTTGATGAGAAATTCATTCTTTGGTTTTCCTTTGGTATAATCTCTTAATGCTTTTTTTAAATCAGATGGCATCTTTACATCTTTAATCTTATTCGTTTTCTTTTCACGAATAAAAATATTCCATCCTTCAACGTCACGTACTCGCAAGCGTAAAATATCTGAAATACGTAATCCTGTATTAATACCAAGAAGGAACAGAATGTAATTACGTTCATTCTGTTCCTTGAAATATTCTTTTAGTTCTTTAATCATTTCTTTGTCTCTTATCGGCTGTACAATGTTCATACTACTTCTACCTCTTCAGTTTGTGCCTTCTGTTTATATACTTCTTTTCGCAAACTGAAAGCTAAACGTAATAAAGCTTTCCCTTTCACTTTATAATACGTAGTTCTACCTAATCTCACTGCATCCATTATGTCCGGATCATACCCCTTCTCTTCTTCCATATAATACATATGAATGATCTGTCTTTCTCTTTTTGGCAATCTGTTTACAGCTCTATGAACCCAATTCATAAATTTATCTCTAGCCATTTCATATTGTAGCCTTTCAATCGCTATGTTTTCTGTAGAACTGTTGAATTCATTTGTTACGGATGGAGGAACAATTGAATACGATGCAGTTACTTTTGGTAAGATGTCACTTGGCATTTGAGATAAATACATACGATACTCCTCAAATACTTTTTCAACTTCATTTTTTGTCTCTTCTTCATCTAAAACAGGCATTTTAAATGATAATTGTTTATTCATATTAAATTCCTCCATTGTTATTATTTTTGTCTTACTGCCCCACGTCTGCGTTCATAACGTGGTCCACGAACTCCCATTAACTCTTCAATTTCACGAGTGCTAAATTTTTCTTTTCTTTTTTTCTTATTTTTCTTCTTTGCTTGTTTTGATTGCTTTTTCCACTCGCGTAGCTGGTCCTTTAACACCTTCATTTCCCCATCTCCCTTTTCAAAATAAA
This genomic window from Bacillus anthracis str. Vollum contains:
- a CDS encoding site-specific integrase; the protein is MNIVQPIRDKEMIKELKEYFKEQNERNYILFLLGINTGLRISDILRLRVRDVEGWNIFIREKKTNKIKDVKMPSDLKKALRDYTKGKPKNEFLIKSRNGKNKPITRSMAYVILNQAAQEFGLERIGTHSLRKTYGYHHYKQFKDVVALQQMLNHTDQKETLRYIGIQQDTLNDYQRKFKI
- a CDS encoding ArpU family phage packaging/lysis transcriptional regulator, which translates into the protein MNKQLSFKMPVLDEEETKNEVEKVFEEYRMYLSQMPSDILPKVTASYSIVPPSVTNEFNSSTENIAIERLQYEMARDKFMNWVHRAVNRLPKRERQIIHMYYMEEEKGYDPDIMDAVRLGRTTYYKVKGKALLRLAFSLRKEVYKQKAQTEEVEVV